The Heyndrickxia vini genome contains a region encoding:
- the namA gene encoding NADPH dehydrogenase NamA, with amino-acid sequence MTVKLFEPYTIKNVTLKNRIVMSPMCMYSCENEDGIVNDWHRTHYTSRAVGQVGLIILEATAVTPQGRISPQDLGIWSDEHIEGLADLVRMIKSHGSVAGIQIAHAGRKAELEGEIVAPSAIAFNEKSKTPKEMSKEEIKETVEAFKQGVLRAKKAGFEVIELHGAHGYLINEFLSPLSNQRTDEYGGSAENRYRFLKEIIKEVRSIWDGPLMVRVSANDYHPEGLAPEDYVQFGKWMKDQGVDLIDVSSGAVVPARISVFPSYQVPFAQKIKEEAAIDTGAVGLITSPLQAEEILQNERADLVLLARELLRDPYWPRRAAKELGAKIESPIQYERGWN; translated from the coding sequence TTGACTGTAAAATTATTTGAACCATATACAATAAAAAATGTTACGTTAAAAAATAGAATTGTCATGTCACCGATGTGTATGTATTCTTGCGAAAATGAAGATGGCATCGTTAATGACTGGCACCGGACACATTATACAAGTCGTGCAGTCGGCCAAGTAGGATTAATTATTCTTGAAGCGACAGCTGTAACACCACAAGGAAGAATAAGTCCTCAGGATTTAGGAATTTGGAGCGATGAACATATTGAAGGCTTGGCAGATTTAGTTCGAATGATCAAATCTCATGGATCTGTTGCTGGTATTCAAATTGCCCATGCAGGAAGAAAAGCTGAACTTGAGGGTGAAATTGTAGCTCCTTCAGCCATTGCTTTCAATGAAAAAAGTAAGACACCGAAAGAAATGAGTAAAGAAGAGATCAAAGAAACAGTGGAAGCATTTAAACAAGGAGTTCTGCGAGCAAAAAAAGCTGGCTTCGAGGTTATCGAACTTCATGGAGCACATGGCTATTTAATTAATGAATTCTTATCCCCACTTTCTAATCAAAGAACAGATGAGTACGGCGGTTCTGCGGAAAATCGCTACCGTTTCTTAAAAGAAATCATAAAAGAAGTGAGATCAATATGGGATGGCCCGTTAATGGTGCGTGTTTCGGCAAATGACTATCATCCGGAAGGTCTTGCTCCAGAAGATTATGTTCAATTTGGTAAATGGATGAAAGATCAAGGAGTCGATTTAATTGATGTAAGCTCAGGAGCTGTTGTACCGGCAAGAATCTCCGTATTCCCTAGCTACCAAGTTCCATTTGCCCAAAAAATTAAAGAGGAAGCAGCTATTGATACGGGAGCAGTTGGTCTAATTACTTCACCACTACAAGCAGAGGAAATTCTGCAAAATGAACGTGCTGATTTAGTTTTATTAGCTCGCGAACTATTACGAGATCCATACTGGCCGCGCCGTGCTGCGAAAGAGCTTGGTGCCAAGATTGAAAGTCCAATACAGTATGAACGTGGATGGAATTAA
- a CDS encoding acyl-CoA carboxylase subunit beta, giving the protein MTDIYEKINELYDRKREIELGGGDEKIDKQHQKGKLTARERIDLLVDPGSFVELQPFIEHRSHDFGLDEVKGPGDGVVTGYAKVNGRPIYLFSQDFTVFGGALGEMHAEKIANVMDLAAKNGAPFIGLNDSGGARIQEGVVSLDGYGHVFYRNAIYSGVIPQISVIMGPCAGGAVYSPAITDFVFMVDESSQMFITGPKVIETVTGEKISSEDLGGSKVHNTISGNAHFRGNNEEETLEMVRTLLTYLPQNNEEKAPKLEVDESDHYRPHLTDIIPFDAIRPYDIRKVIDQVVDEGSFFEVQKEFAKNIVVGFARLNGESVGLVCNQPKFMAGGLDIDSSDKAARFIRFCDSFNIPIITFEDVTGFFPGIKQEHGGIIRHGAKILYAYSEATVPKITVILRKAFGGAYVALNSKSIGADLVYAWPNAEIAVMGPEGAANIIFAKEIQNSPNPEETRKQKIDEYREKFANPYVAASRGMVDDVIDPRETRIKLIQALDMMRHKKEERPNKKHGNIPL; this is encoded by the coding sequence GTGACAGATATATATGAAAAAATTAATGAATTATATGACAGGAAACGAGAAATTGAGCTCGGTGGCGGAGATGAAAAAATTGATAAACAGCATCAAAAAGGTAAATTAACAGCACGAGAAAGAATTGATCTATTGGTTGATCCGGGTTCTTTTGTGGAATTGCAGCCATTTATTGAGCATCGCAGTCATGATTTTGGTTTAGATGAGGTTAAAGGGCCTGGTGATGGTGTGGTCACTGGATACGCAAAAGTAAATGGTCGACCTATTTATTTATTTTCACAAGACTTTACTGTATTTGGCGGTGCACTTGGCGAGATGCATGCAGAGAAAATTGCAAATGTAATGGATTTAGCAGCAAAAAACGGTGCACCATTTATTGGCCTAAATGATTCCGGCGGAGCAAGAATCCAGGAAGGTGTCGTATCATTGGATGGGTACGGACATGTTTTTTATCGAAATGCGATATACTCCGGTGTCATTCCACAAATATCCGTTATTATGGGACCTTGTGCCGGTGGGGCCGTCTATTCTCCAGCTATTACAGATTTTGTCTTTATGGTTGATGAATCAAGTCAAATGTTTATTACCGGTCCAAAAGTGATTGAGACTGTGACTGGTGAAAAGATCTCTTCAGAAGATTTAGGCGGCTCAAAAGTTCATAATACAATCAGTGGAAATGCTCATTTTCGTGGTAACAATGAAGAAGAAACATTAGAAATGGTACGTACACTTTTAACTTATTTGCCACAGAATAATGAAGAAAAAGCACCTAAACTAGAAGTTGATGAATCGGATCATTATCGACCACATTTAACAGATATCATTCCATTTGATGCAATCCGACCTTATGATATTAGAAAGGTTATTGATCAAGTGGTCGATGAAGGATCATTTTTTGAAGTCCAAAAAGAATTTGCGAAAAATATTGTCGTTGGATTTGCTCGGTTAAATGGGGAATCAGTTGGACTTGTTTGTAATCAACCGAAGTTTATGGCTGGTGGGCTAGATATTGATTCATCAGATAAAGCAGCCCGCTTTATCCGATTCTGTGATTCCTTTAATATACCAATTATTACTTTTGAGGATGTAACCGGCTTTTTTCCTGGAATTAAACAAGAGCATGGTGGAATTATTCGTCATGGTGCAAAAATCTTATATGCATATTCTGAAGCAACCGTTCCGAAAATAACCGTTATTCTTAGAAAAGCTTTTGGTGGAGCGTATGTCGCCTTAAATAGTAAATCGATTGGTGCTGATTTAGTATACGCATGGCCTAATGCGGAGATTGCCGTAATGGGACCTGAAGGTGCGGCAAATATTATTTTTGCTAAGGAAATTCAAAATAGTCCAAATCCGGAAGAAACGAGAAAACAAAAAATTGACGAATATCGAGAAAAATTTGCAAATCCATATGTTGCTGCCTCAAGAGGAATGGTAGACGATGTCATTGATCCAAGGGAAACAAGAATTAAATTAATTCAAGCATTAGATATGATGCGTCATAAAAAAGAGGAAAGACCTAACAAAAAACACGGAAATATTCCACTATAA
- a CDS encoding chemotaxis protein CheW has product MVVNEKAIIFQIGNEEYGISVDYVISIEKFENITPIPNLPAFVRGIVKSRGELIPVIDFEHVLYGHLLQHNEQSRLIVLNTEELSIGLLVKEAKEILDIPNDALTQIGLVAYQKTKYMSSVANLESRLITMIDPNLLVHSLEGIKDILEYMQQQQVN; this is encoded by the coding sequence GTGGTTGTAAATGAAAAAGCAATTATCTTTCAAATTGGTAACGAAGAATACGGTATATCTGTTGACTATGTCATTTCAATAGAAAAATTCGAAAATATTACACCGATTCCGAATCTACCCGCATTTGTTAGGGGAATAGTGAAGTCAAGAGGAGAACTGATTCCGGTTATCGATTTCGAACATGTATTATACGGTCATCTCCTGCAACATAATGAACAATCACGATTAATTGTATTAAATACGGAAGAATTATCTATCGGCTTATTAGTAAAAGAAGCAAAAGAAATACTAGATATTCCAAATGACGCATTAACACAAATCGGATTGGTCGCTTATCAAAAAACGAAATATATGAGTAGTGTAGCAAATTTAGAATCTCGTCTAATTACGATGATTGACCCTAATCTTTTAGTACATTCACTAGAAGGTATTAAGGATATACTCGAATATATGCAACAACAGCAAGTCAACTAA
- a CDS encoding tripeptidase T, producing the protein MANQERLLNEFLELVQIDSETKNEGNISKVLKKKFEDLGVEVFEDDTMSQTGHGAGNLICTLQGTKQGADTIYFTSHMDTVVPGNGVKPSIKDGYVVTDGTTILGADDKAGLAAMFEALRVLKEENIEHGTIQFIITVGEESGLVGAKVLDPSLLKAKYGFALDSDGKVGNIVVAAPTQAKVKAIIHGKTAHAGVAPEKGVSAISIAAKAVSRMPLGRIDEETTANIGRFEGGQATNIVCDRVDILAEARSLVPDKMEKQVAKMKEAFEQAAVEMGGKADVEVQVMYPGFKFADGDQVVEIAKKAAAKIGRDCKLEQSGGGSDANVIAGFGIPTVNLAVGYEEIHTTNERMPVEELVKLTEMVVAIVQEVANA; encoded by the coding sequence ATGGCTAATCAAGAACGTTTACTTAATGAGTTTTTAGAATTAGTTCAAATTGATTCAGAAACAAAAAATGAAGGAAATATTTCTAAAGTTTTAAAGAAAAAATTTGAAGATTTAGGCGTAGAAGTGTTTGAAGATGATACAATGTCCCAAACAGGTCACGGTGCAGGAAATTTAATTTGTACATTACAAGGAACAAAGCAAGGTGCCGATACAATTTACTTTACTTCGCATATGGATACGGTAGTTCCGGGAAACGGTGTTAAACCGTCTATTAAAGATGGGTATGTCGTTACTGATGGAACGACAATTCTTGGTGCGGATGACAAAGCAGGACTTGCTGCCATGTTCGAAGCGTTACGTGTATTAAAAGAGGAAAACATTGAACACGGTACAATCCAGTTCATTATAACAGTCGGAGAAGAGTCTGGTCTTGTTGGGGCAAAAGTGTTAGATCCGTCATTGTTGAAAGCTAAATATGGTTTTGCTTTAGATAGCGATGGGAAAGTGGGAAATATCGTTGTTGCTGCACCAACACAGGCAAAAGTAAAAGCAATTATTCATGGGAAAACAGCTCATGCAGGCGTGGCACCGGAAAAAGGTGTTTCAGCTATTTCTATCGCTGCAAAAGCAGTTTCTAGAATGCCGCTTGGTCGAATTGATGAAGAAACGACCGCAAATATCGGAAGATTCGAAGGTGGCCAAGCAACGAATATTGTTTGTGATCGTGTGGATATATTGGCCGAAGCTCGTTCGTTGGTCCCTGATAAAATGGAGAAACAAGTTGCCAAAATGAAAGAAGCATTCGAACAAGCCGCTGTTGAAATGGGCGGTAAGGCAGATGTAGAAGTTCAGGTTATGTATCCAGGATTTAAATTCGCTGATGGCGACCAAGTCGTTGAAATCGCGAAAAAAGCTGCAGCTAAAATAGGCAGAGACTGCAAGCTTGAGCAAAGTGGTGGAGGCAGTGATGCGAACGTGATCGCTGGCTTTGGTATTCCTACCGTCAATTTAGCAGTTGGTTACGAAGAAATTCATACGACAAACGAACGTATGCCTGTTGAGGAACTTGTTAAATTGACAGAAATGGTGGTTGCCATTGTTCAAGAAGTTGCAAATGCATAA
- a CDS encoding IS3 family transposase (programmed frameshift), whose product MSKKTFTEKEIKQLKTNKYVKSVSSKGITYTDEFKHIFIEGKEKGKFAREIFEQCGFDVEILGTNRVKSASKRWQKAYKENGIIGLRDTRAENSGRLLKSELTLEEKNARLEAQINLLKAENELFKKDTICRKGDEEIELPPSQKYVLIHAVIEKYHLKHMVKYLCEIAGVSRSGYYNYFSIRSQEQRKQKDEKDEVVKEIILKAFNFKGRKKGARQIKMTLAGQFNVVYNLKRIRRIMKKYGILCPIRKANPYRRMMKATKEHRVVPNLLNREFKQGIPFKVLLTDITYLFYGNGKRAYLSTIKDGSTGELLAHHMSERMTIDLATDTLKKLEKNRNFKKSKDALIHSDQGVHYTHPVFQKAVKKLGLRQSMSRRGNCWDNAPQESFFGHLKDEASIKACTTFDEIRKEIKQYMIYYNHYRYQWNLKKMTPVQYRDHLLKTA is encoded by the exons ATGAGTAAAAAGACTTTCACGGAGAAAGAGATCAAGCAGCTAAAAACCAATAAATACGTTAAATCTGTAAGTTCAAAGGGGATCACTTATACAGATGAATTTAAGCATATTTTTATTGAAGGAAAAGAGAAAGGAAAATTTGCTAGAGAAATATTTGAACAATGCGGTTTTGATGTAGAAATTTTGGGGACGAATAGAGTTAAGTCGGCGAGTAAAAGATGGCAGAAAGCCTACAAGGAGAATGGGATTATTGGTTTGCGCGACACTAGGGCAGAAAACTCAGGGCGGTTACTGAAAAGTGAACTTACCCTAGAGGAGAAAAATGCTCGCTTAGAAGCACAAATTAACTTACTGAAGGCGGAAAATGAACTAT TTAAAAAAGATACGATTTGCAGAAAGGGGGATGAGGAAATAGAACTTCCCCCTAGCCAAAAGTATGTCCTCATTCATGCGGTGATTGAAAAATACCATTTAAAACATATGGTGAAATATCTATGTGAAATCGCTGGAGTTTCAAGAAGTGGGTACTATAATTACTTCTCGATAAGGTCACAAGAACAAAGAAAACAAAAAGATGAAAAGGATGAGGTTGTAAAGGAGATAATTTTAAAAGCCTTTAATTTTAAAGGCCGTAAGAAAGGGGCACGTCAAATCAAAATGACCTTGGCGGGTCAATTTAATGTTGTCTACAATTTGAAACGTATTAGACGAATTATGAAGAAATACGGTATTCTTTGCCCCATCAGAAAGGCAAATCCGTATAGACGAATGATGAAGGCTACCAAAGAACATAGAGTGGTGCCAAACCTTTTAAACCGGGAATTTAAGCAAGGTATCCCATTCAAAGTTCTTCTAACTGATATTACTTATTTATTTTACGGTAATGGCAAAAGAGCTTATTTATCAACCATAAAGGATGGATCAACGGGTGAATTATTAGCCCATCATATGTCGGAACGGATGACTATTGATTTAGCCACAGACACCCTTAAAAAGCTAGAGAAGAACAGAAACTTTAAGAAATCGAAAGATGCCCTAATTCACTCAGACCAAGGAGTACATTATACTCATCCGGTATTTCAAAAAGCAGTAAAGAAACTAGGTCTACGCCAATCTATGTCAAGAAGAGGAAACTGTTGGGACAACGCTCCTCAAGAATCTTTCTTTGGCCATCTTAAAGATGAAGCCTCTATTAAAGCATGTACAACTTTTGATGAAATAAGAAAAGAAATAAAACAATACATGATTTATTACAATCACTATAGATATCAATGGAATTTAAAAAAGATGACCCCTGTTCAATACAGAGATCATCTTCTTAAAACTGCCTAG
- a CDS encoding YueI family protein — protein sequence MPQQPNLEDYLQKGMYGEKQLKPDEKRKYLGTFRERVVIALEKSQVMESQIYSEVEDLMKKNPKAKVLLNGDLTYTFLTKYIQLAKKHNHPYSIVTNKDSNTPIGLVLALDYAINKENIYITKETEKTHQEKETIKKEGLWSSLKGVFIKKK from the coding sequence ATGCCACAACAACCAAATTTGGAGGATTATTTACAAAAAGGAATGTATGGCGAAAAACAATTAAAACCGGATGAAAAAAGAAAATATCTTGGAACGTTTCGAGAACGTGTCGTAATCGCTTTAGAAAAAAGTCAAGTAATGGAAAGTCAAATATATTCTGAAGTAGAGGATTTAATGAAAAAGAATCCAAAGGCAAAGGTCTTATTAAATGGCGATTTAACTTACACTTTTTTAACAAAATATATTCAATTGGCAAAAAAACATAATCACCCATATTCCATTGTTACAAATAAAGATTCCAATACCCCAATTGGTTTAGTACTAGCACTTGATTATGCGATTAATAAGGAAAATATCTATATAACAAAAGAAACTGAAAAAACTCATCAAGAAAAAGAGACAATAAAAAAAGAAGGGCTTTGGTCCTCCTTAAAAGGGGTGTTTATTAAAAAAAAGTAA
- the zwf gene encoding glucose-6-phosphate dehydrogenase — MNSNESSTSLIMIFGATGDLAKRKLYPSLYHLYKKGKLATHFAVIGTARRPWSHEEFRENIKDSIHSFVGADEQIDDFSSHFYYQPHDVTDSDSYIQLKNLAEELDTKYSLQGNRIFYLAMAPEFFGTIADHLKADGLTNTTGFKRLVIEKPFGHDLESAEQLNTQIRQSFPEEEIYRIDHYLGKAMVQNIEVIRFANAFFEPLWNNRYISNIQITSSEKLGVEERARYYETSGALRDMVQNHMLQMLALLAMEPPIRLTTDEIRSEKVKVFRALRAIEGNEVDKYFVRGQYGSGTIDSNEVVGYRDELNVNPDSQTETFVAGKLMIDNFRWAGVPFYIRTGKRMTTKSTKIVIQFKDIPMNLYNNDEQLKPNLLVIHIQPDEGITLHLNAKKSGQNMQTNPVKLNFSNEGSNGINTPEAYEKLLYDCLNGDATNFTHWDEVALSWKFVDKISEVWEQTSSEIPKYASGTMGPNEAETLVQNDGFFWWNLDDLDVENCD; from the coding sequence ATGAATTCAAATGAATCCTCAACTTCATTAATCATGATATTTGGTGCAACTGGCGATTTAGCGAAAAGAAAACTCTACCCTTCTCTTTACCATCTCTACAAAAAAGGAAAATTAGCAACACATTTTGCAGTGATCGGAACGGCTAGACGACCATGGTCACACGAAGAATTTCGAGAAAATATTAAAGACTCGATTCATTCATTCGTTGGAGCAGATGAACAAATTGATGATTTCAGCTCCCATTTCTATTATCAGCCACATGATGTCACTGACTCAGACTCATACATACAATTAAAGAATTTAGCGGAAGAATTGGATACAAAGTACTCTTTACAAGGAAACCGAATCTTCTATCTTGCGATGGCACCGGAATTTTTTGGGACGATTGCTGATCATTTAAAAGCGGATGGATTAACCAATACAACTGGATTTAAACGTCTTGTTATTGAAAAGCCTTTCGGTCACGATTTAGAATCTGCTGAACAGTTAAATACTCAAATTCGTCAATCTTTTCCTGAAGAAGAAATTTACCGTATCGATCACTACTTAGGAAAAGCGATGGTACAAAATATTGAGGTTATTCGATTTGCGAATGCATTTTTTGAACCTCTTTGGAATAATCGCTACATTTCAAATATCCAAATTACCTCAAGTGAAAAACTAGGAGTCGAAGAACGCGCAAGATATTATGAAACCAGCGGCGCTCTAAGAGATATGGTGCAAAATCATATGTTGCAAATGCTGGCATTATTAGCAATGGAACCTCCGATTCGCTTAACAACCGATGAAATTCGAAGTGAAAAAGTCAAAGTATTTCGTGCTTTGCGAGCAATAGAAGGAAACGAAGTGGATAAGTATTTTGTTCGCGGACAATATGGTTCTGGTACGATTGACAGTAATGAAGTTGTCGGTTATCGCGATGAATTGAATGTTAATCCGGATTCACAAACTGAAACATTTGTAGCAGGTAAATTAATGATTGATAATTTTAGATGGGCTGGTGTACCCTTCTATATTCGAACAGGAAAGCGGATGACAACCAAATCTACCAAAATTGTCATCCAATTTAAAGATATTCCGATGAATCTTTATAATAATGATGAGCAGCTGAAGCCAAATTTACTTGTCATTCATATTCAACCCGACGAAGGAATTACATTGCATCTTAATGCGAAAAAATCGGGACAAAACATGCAGACGAATCCTGTTAAATTGAATTTTTCAAATGAAGGTTCCAATGGAATTAATACACCCGAAGCATATGAAAAATTACTTTACGACTGCTTAAATGGCGATGCAACAAACTTTACCCATTGGGACGAAGTAGCATTATCTTGGAAATTTGTCGACAAAATTTCAGAAGTGTGGGAGCAAACGAGTTCTGAGATTCCAAAATATGCTTCTGGAACGATGGGACCAAATGAAGCAGAAACACTTGTCCAAAACGATGGCTTCTTCTGGTGGAATCTTGACGATCTCGATGTAGAAAATTGCGACTAA
- the mce gene encoding methylmalonyl-CoA epimerase, protein MKKVDHIGIAVHSINEVLPFFTETLPFRCLHIEEVPSESIRVAFIDAGNVKLELLEPIDESSTIAKFLDKRGQGIHHVAFTVDDIQTRIRELKDKGVKMIQDTPKQGAGGAQVAFLHPKSGHGVLYELCEKNQK, encoded by the coding sequence ATGAAAAAGGTTGACCACATAGGGATTGCCGTTCATTCAATTAATGAAGTATTGCCGTTTTTTACGGAAACGCTTCCATTTCGTTGTTTACATATTGAAGAGGTTCCATCAGAAAGTATTCGCGTTGCCTTTATTGATGCAGGAAATGTGAAATTAGAATTACTGGAGCCAATTGATGAATCAAGTACGATTGCAAAGTTTTTAGATAAACGTGGACAAGGGATCCATCATGTCGCATTTACTGTAGACGATATTCAAACGCGGATAAGAGAGCTTAAAGACAAAGGTGTGAAAATGATACAAGACACCCCAAAACAAGGGGCTGGCGGTGCTCAAGTCGCATTTCTTCATCCGAAATCAGGACATGGTGTTTTATATGAACTATGTGAGAAGAACCAGAAGTAG
- a CDS encoding DNA polymerase IV has protein sequence MKQYYPKNGRVILHVDMNSFFASVEMAYDASLKGKPIAVAGNPEERKGIVVTCSYEARKFGVKTTMTVWEAKKRCPQLIILRPNFIRYREASEAMFHILRQYSELVEPVSIDEGYIDITESYDLGTPYEIAIMIQRQLVNELDLPCSIGIAPNKFLAKMASDMKKPMGITILRKRDIPEKIWPLPLIEMHGIGKKTADKLVDAGIQTIKDLANTNVLQLEKLLGIRGVKLKEKANGIDLRVVDPNAANDYKSVGSSTTLPKDSTNQQELLKVLGRLSSETAERMKKKGYLTNNVSITIKYKNRSTITRSRKLNNPIVQQKDIYSAAKMLFLKHWNGNPVRLLGVTGQDLVEQQDAVEQLNLFSYEKVAMKEPLYQAIDKIREKYGEKAVQKGVNKNKN, from the coding sequence GTGAAACAATATTATCCAAAAAACGGACGTGTCATTTTACATGTTGATATGAATAGCTTTTTTGCCTCTGTTGAAATGGCCTACGATGCTTCACTAAAGGGGAAGCCGATTGCTGTAGCTGGAAATCCAGAGGAGAGAAAAGGAATTGTTGTTACATGCAGTTATGAAGCACGTAAATTTGGTGTAAAAACAACGATGACTGTTTGGGAAGCAAAAAAACGATGCCCGCAATTAATTATATTGAGACCTAATTTTATCAGATACAGAGAAGCATCTGAAGCCATGTTTCACATTTTGCGTCAATATTCTGAGCTTGTTGAACCGGTATCTATTGATGAAGGGTATATTGATATTACAGAAAGTTATGATTTAGGAACCCCTTATGAAATAGCTATAATGATCCAGCGACAATTGGTGAATGAATTAGATTTGCCCTGCAGTATCGGTATAGCACCGAATAAATTTTTGGCTAAAATGGCCTCAGATATGAAAAAACCAATGGGAATTACCATTTTGAGAAAACGTGACATCCCCGAAAAAATTTGGCCGCTTCCCTTAATCGAAATGCATGGCATTGGCAAAAAGACTGCGGACAAACTAGTTGATGCAGGGATACAAACAATTAAAGATCTAGCTAATACAAATGTTTTGCAGCTTGAAAAATTACTAGGGATCAGAGGGGTGAAATTAAAAGAAAAGGCGAATGGTATTGATTTACGAGTAGTTGATCCAAATGCCGCGAATGATTATAAAAGTGTAGGAAGTTCTACAACTTTACCAAAGGATTCAACCAATCAACAAGAATTATTAAAGGTATTAGGTCGTCTATCTTCGGAAACGGCTGAGCGTATGAAAAAGAAGGGCTACTTAACAAATAATGTTTCGATTACGATTAAATATAAAAATCGCAGCACTATAACGAGGAGCCGAAAGCTAAACAATCCGATTGTTCAGCAGAAAGATATATATAGCGCCGCGAAGATGTTGTTCCTTAAACATTGGAATGGAAACCCTGTTCGATTACTAGGAGTAACTGGACAAGATTTAGTAGAACAACAAGATGCCGTTGAACAATTAAACTTATTTTCGTATGAAAAAGTAGCTATGAAAGAACCATTGTATCAAGCGATTGACAAAATACGTGAGAAATACGGCGAAAAGGCTGTGCAAAAAGGGGTGAATAAAAATAAGAATTAA
- the prli42 gene encoding stressosome-associated protein Prli42 has protein sequence MSKKAQKIVVYLMLFAMLASTVLAGLAWLL, from the coding sequence ATGTCAAAAAAGGCACAAAAGATTGTTGTTTATTTGATGTTATTTGCAATGCTTGCTTCAACCGTACTTGCTGGACTAGCATGGTTATTATAA
- the rnz gene encoding ribonuclease Z, whose amino-acid sequence MDLLFLGTGAGIPAKLRNVTSIALKMLEERKTIWLFDCGEATQHQILHTSLKPRKIEKIFITHLHGDHIYGLPGLLGSRSFQAGHSELIVYGPKGIKEFIEVSLKVSETHLQYPLVIEEINEGIVFEDDQFVVEASVLEHGVKSFGYRITEKDRKGTLDADKLRNDGIMPGPIYAKLKNGEAVQLEDGRIINGKDYVGPDQKGKIVTILGDTRLCENSRKLAQNADILVHEATFSAENEELAFDYYHSTAKQAAAIASQANVGTLCLTHISSRYGKDDWPQLVKEAKEIFPNSVIAHDFMEMNIK is encoded by the coding sequence TTGGATCTTTTATTTTTAGGAACAGGTGCTGGAATACCTGCAAAGTTACGAAATGTAACTTCAATTGCATTGAAAATGTTGGAGGAAAGAAAAACGATATGGTTGTTTGATTGTGGAGAAGCCACACAACATCAGATTTTACATACATCACTTAAGCCGCGGAAAATCGAAAAAATATTTATCACTCATTTACATGGTGACCATATATACGGTTTACCGGGACTGCTTGGCAGCCGTTCTTTTCAAGCTGGTCATTCTGAACTAATTGTATATGGCCCAAAGGGGATAAAAGAATTTATCGAAGTATCACTTAAGGTGAGTGAAACACATTTGCAATACCCGCTTGTCATTGAAGAAATCAACGAGGGAATTGTTTTTGAAGATGATCAATTCGTTGTAGAGGCTTCTGTTTTAGAACATGGAGTTAAAAGTTTTGGTTACCGCATTACCGAAAAAGATCGGAAGGGTACGTTGGATGCCGATAAGCTTCGAAACGATGGGATTATGCCAGGCCCAATTTATGCAAAACTAAAAAACGGTGAGGCCGTCCAATTAGAAGACGGACGGATCATTAATGGAAAAGATTATGTAGGCCCTGACCAAAAGGGTAAAATTGTTACGATCCTAGGTGATACAAGACTCTGTGAGAATTCGCGTAAATTAGCTCAAAATGCGGATATTCTTGTTCATGAGGCTACTTTTTCAGCTGAGAATGAAGAACTCGCATTTGATTACTATCATTCTACTGCAAAACAAGCGGCAGCTATTGCTTCTCAAGCCAATGTAGGAACTTTATGTTTAACACATATTAGTTCAAGATATGGAAAAGATGACTGGCCGCAGCTAGTGAAGGAAGCAAAAGAAATATTTCCTAATAGTGTGATTGCACATGATTTTATGGAAATGAATATTAAATAG